GCCTGGTTCGATCTGGACGGAATCGGCAAGTCACCGTCGCGTTTCGACTTCAAGAAACTGGACAATATCTGTGGCCAACATATCGCGGCGGCGGATGATGCTGCACTGCTGCATGAATTGCAGGCTTACCTTGCGGTAACCGGCGCAGACCCCCTGGATGACACCCAGCGCGACCGCATGTCGCGCGGCATGTATTGCCTCAAGGAACGGGCCAAAACCTTTCCTGATCTTATTGAAAAGGCTCATTTTTTACTGACGGCCCGCCCGATCACCCCGGACGAGAAGGCCGCCAGACATCTTGACGATGTATCCCGTGGTATACTGAGAGAATTGACGCCGCAGTTGCAAAATGCTAGCTGGAACCGCGAGACGTTGGAGGCTGCCGTTTCGGCCCTTGCCCAAGCGCAGGAGTTGACACTTGGCAAGCTTGCCGGACCATTGCGCGCCGCCCTTGCCGGGCGTGCCGCAACCCCCAGCGTTTTCGATATGATGCTTGTCCTTGGGCGCGACGAAACCATCGCCCGCCTGAATGACGCCGCGGGCTGAAACCTTTTCGTCATACTTTGACGTTAACCAGTTTTTTGACCGCGCAAACACGCCGCGGCGGGGTCTTCCCGTCGCCACCTAAAAAGGGGCACCCGAATGGCTGACACAGCAAAGACCGCGACACTGAAAATTGGTGACAATTCATATGAATTGCCCGTGCACTCCCCGTCGGTTGGCCCCGATGTCGTCGACATCCGCAAACTTTACGGTCAGGCGGGCGTGTTCACCTACGATCCCGGTTTCACCTCGACGGCGGCCTGTGACAGCACCATTACCTTTATCGACGGCGACAAGGGCGAATTGCTGCACCGCGGCTATCCGATCGACCAGTTGGCGGCCAAATCGCATTACCTCGAAGTGTGCTATTTGCTGCTTTACGGTGAACTGCCCTCGGCCCCGACGCTGGAAAAATTCGAGGCGCTGATCACCAATCACACGATGATCCACGAACAGATGCACATGTTCTTCCGCGGATTCCGCCGCGATGCGCATCCGATGGCCACGATGGTGGGTGTGGTTGGCGCAATGTCGGCGTTTTACCACGACTCCACTGATATCAATGACGAACACCAGCGCGAGGTGGCCAGCATCCGCCTGATCGCCAAGATGCCGACGATTGCCGCGATGGCCTATAAATATTCGATTGGCCAGCCGTTTGTGTATCCGCGCAACGACCTCGATTATGCGTCGAACTTCTTGCACATGTGTTTTTCCGTCCCTGCTGAGGAATACAATGTGAACCCCGTGTTGGCCCGGGCGATGGACCGGATTTTCACGCTGCATGCCGATCATGAGCAAAACGCTTCGACTTCGACGGTGCGTCTGGCGTCATCTTCGGGGGCGAACCCCTTTGCCTGTATCGCGGCCGGGATTGCCTGCCTTTGGGGGCCGGCCCACGGTGGTGCGAACCAGGCCTGCCTTGAAATGCTCAAGGAAATTGGCACGGTTGATCGCATCCCCGAATTTATCGCCCGCGCCAAGGACAAGAACGACAGCTACCGCCTGATGGGCTTTGGTCACCGCGTCTACAAAAACTTTGACCCCCGCGCGACGGTGCTGAAGCAATCCGCCGACGAGGTGCTGGACCTGCTGGGTGTTGAAAACAACCCGATCCTGCAAGTCGCCAAGGAGTTGGAGCGTCAGGCACTGGCCGACCCCTACTTCGCCGACAAAAAGCTGTTTCCGAACGTTGATTTCTATTCGGGTATCATCCTCGAGGCGATGGGTTTCCCGACCTCGATGTTCACGCCGATCTTTGCCATGTCACGCACCGTGGGCTGGGTCAGCCAGTGGAAAGAACAGCTTGCCGATCCGCAGTTGAAAATCGGCCGTCCGCGCCAGTTGTATCTGGGCGAAACGATGCGCGATTATGTCGATATCGAAGACCGCTGAACGGCGGTAAGATTGAAAAAGGGCCCTGCAGAGCGATCTGTGGGGTCATTTTATTTTCGGGCCGGTGGCCACAGGTTTCGCGGCAAAAATGTCGCAGGTGTCGCACACTGAATTTTCGGCCCATGATCCTATATCTGGATCAAGGGTTAGCAACTTCAGAGAAGGGCACCTCCCATGCGCCAGAACCACAGTTTTTCAACCATCGAAGCTGACTTCGCCGCTTCGCATCACCCGCCAAAAGACTGGCGGGACCGGATAGCGTTGCGCGTCGTCAAGCTGATGCGGATCGTGCCCGACATGTTCTTTGCCAAACGCTATGGCCACCGCGCCGTGGTGCTGGAAACGGTCGCCGCTGTGCCCGGCATGGTTGGCGGGTTGTTGCAGCATCTTAAGGCGATCCGCCACATCCGCGACGATCAGGGCTGGATCAAGGAGTTGATCGACGAGGCCGACAACGAGCGGATGCACCTCATGACATTCATCCACATCGCGCAGCCGAGCCGGTTTGAGAGGGGTCTCATCATGGCGGTGCAGCTGATCTTTTATAACTTCTACTTCTTCCTCTATCTTTTCGCGCCTCGCATCGCGCACCGACTGGTCGGTTATCTGGAGGAAGAGGCGGTGACGTCCTATACTTCCTATCTGGCCGAGATCGATGCGGGCGAGATCGAAAACGTCCCTGCCCCACAGATCGCCATCGACTACTGGAAGCTGCCCAAAGATGCCCGCCTGCGCGACGTGGTGCTGGTAATCCGCGAGGACGAGGCCCTGCACCGCGACACCAACCACCATTTCGCCAATGAAATCGCGGCGCACAAGGCCCCGTGAACATCTGAAACGCAAAACTTAGCTTTCAAATGCAAGGAACAAAGCATTGTCTTCGGCAAAAGCATTTACGATGGCCGTAGGCACCTTTGGCCCCCTCTGCGACGGGTCTATTTCGCCGCTCAGCGCCCCTCGTAATTCGCCGGACGCTTTTCCAGAAACGCCAGCACGCCCTCTTTGAAATCGCGGGTCTTGCCGCAGGCACCTTGCAGGCGCGCCTCAAGCGCAAGTTGATCCTCGAGCGTGTTCTCGAACGATCCACGGATCGCATGCTTGATATGGCCATAGGTTGTGGTCGGCCCCTTGGCCAGATGTGCGGCGCGGGCCTGCCAGTGATCGTTGAAATCCTTGGCCGGGGCCGTTTCAAAGATCATGCCCCAGTCACAGGCCTGTTTTGCAGATATCTTATCAGCAAACAGGGCCGCCCCCATCGCCTTGGCGGCGCCAATCTGGCGGGGCAGAAAATAGGTGCCACCGGCATCGGGGATCAGCCCGATGCGCGCAAAGGCCTGAATGAACACGGCATCTTCGGACGCGATCACCACATCAAAGGCCAGCGCAAGGTTCGCCCCTGCCCCCGCCGCCGCACCATTGACGGCCGCAATCGTCGGGATCGGGCAGTCCATGATGGCGCGCAGCATCGGCACATATTCGTCCCGCAACGTGCGCTCAAGATCAAGGTTGGCGGCATTGCCCCCATCCCCCAGATCCTGCCCCGAACAAAACGCCGCCCCCGCGCCCGTCATCACCAACACGCGCGCGCGCGCCGCCGCATCCTTGACTGCATGGGTGATTTCGGCGCGCATCTGCGTGTTCAGCGCATTCATCACGTCAGGGCGGTTCAGTGTCAGCGTGGCAATATCATCGCGAACGACAAGGGTGATGGCCTGATAGTCCATTGCGGATCCTTCAACAGTTTGCGCTACCCTACTGAACTGATCCGTTCAGGAAAGCGAAACCATGCGTCACGAGCGTAAAATCTCGTCCAGACGCTTTTGTTCATCGGAGTCCAGATCCTTGTCCGGGGTGGCGTTGGCACGGGCGCGCACCACGCGGTAACCGATCAGCAAGGCCAGGATAAACATCACCGGACCCGCCGCCCAAAGCAGACGGTTCGCCCCGGTGTAAACCGGGCGCAGCAGCACAAATTCACCATAGCGATCAACGATATACTGCACCGCTTCGGCATCACTGTCGCCCGCAACCAGTCGTTGGCGCAACAAAATGCGCAGATCGCGCGACACATCGGAATTGGATTCATCAATGCTTTCATTGCGGCACACAGGGCAGCGCAGCCCCTGGGACAGCTCGCGCGCGCGCTCTTCCAGGACCGGATCGTCCAGAATTTCATCCGGCTGCACGGCATAAAGCGGTGCCGCAAGCAGCAGGAAAATCAGGACAAGCCGCTTCATTCCGCAGGCACCCCCTGCATTCGCGCCTTGGCGGCCCCTGCCGCGACCCGCATGCGGCGATCAGACAGGGAAATCAGCCCGCCAATCGCCATTACGATTGCCCCGCCCCAAATCCAGTTGGCAAAGGGTTTGACATAGGTGCGCACGGCCCAGCCGCCGCCATCTTGTGGGTCGCCAATCACCAGATAAAGATCGCGCAGGAACCCGTTATCGATCCCGGCTTCGGTCGTGGGCATGCCCGCGACCGGATAAATCCGTTTTTCAGGGAAGACATCGGCAACCAGACGACCATTGCGGTAGGCCAGCATTTCCGCCCGTGTCGCGATAAAATTCGGCCCCTGCACCTCGGTGACGCTACGCAATTCGATCTCGTAGCCCCCCAGGGCAAAGCGGTCACCGATGTCGGCCACGCGGATATCCTCTTGCTGCCATGCGGTCAGCGCCGAGGTCGCGAATATCGTGATCCCCAGGCCCGCATGCGACAAGGCCTTGCCCCAATCGGCCCGTGGCAAGCGGGTCAGACGGCCCATACGTTGCGCAATCCCGTTGCGGCCCGTGCGGGTCCACAGATCAATCAGCGAGCCCGCGATCACCCAAACGCCCAGCAAAGTGCCAATCGGCCCCAGCGCCGAACGCCCCGTTTGCAGCGCAAATGCCAATCCGGCAAGCGCAATCGCCAGCACGAGAGCAGGCCAAAGCGGGCGCGCCGCCTTGCTGATAACGCCCCGTTTCCACGCCAGCATTGCACCAATCGGCAAGACCACCGCCAGCGCCACCATGAAGGGCGAAAACGCCGCGTCAAAGAAGGGTGGGCCTACCGACAACGTGCGACCGAAAAACAGTTCCGCAACCAAGGGCCAGAGCGTGCCGACAAAGACCACGAACGCCGAAACCGACAGCAGGATATTGTTCAGAACGATCCCGCTTTCGCGGCTCACGGCGGCAAAGACGCCCTTGGATTCCAGCGCTTGGACACGCGCCGCGAACAGGCTGAGCGCGCCGCCGACAAACACGACAAGGATCGCGAGAATGAAGATGCCGCGCTCGGGGTCGTTCGCAAAGGCGTGCACCGACGTCAGCACCCCCGAGCGCACGATGAACGTGCCCAGCAGCGAAAAGCCGAACGCCAGGATCGCCAGCAGGATTGTCCAGGCCTTCAACGCCTCGCGCTTTTCGACGACGATGGCCGAGTGAAGCAAGGCTGTCGCAATCAGCCAGGGCATGAAGGACGCGTTTTCAACCGGATCCCAGAACCAGAAACCGCCCCAACCCAATTCGTAATAGGCCCACCACGACCCAAGCGCGATGCCCACGGTCAGGAACAGCCAGGCCGCCAATGTCCATGGGCGCACCCAGCGGGCCCATGCGGCATCGACGCGCCCTTCGATCAGGGCAGCCACCGCAAAACTGAACGACATCGAAAGGCCCACGTAGCCCAAATAAAGAAACGGCGGATGAAACGCCAAGCCAAGATCTTGCAACAGCGGATTCAGGTCCTGACCGTTCAGAGGCGGCACCTCGAGGCGCAGGAAAGGATTGGACGTCAGCAGAATGAACCCGAAAAAGGCAACACCAATCGCGGCTTGCACCGATAATACCCGTGCGCGCAGACGTTCGGGCAGATTGCCGCCAAACCACGCAGCGCAGGCCCCGAACAGGGTCAGGATCAGCAGCCAAAGCAGCAGCGACCCTTCGTGATTGCCCCACACGCCGGTGATCTTGTATAACATCGGCTTGTCGCTGTGCGAGTTCAGGAACACCAGCTGCAACGAAAAGTCCGACGTCACAAAGGCCCATGTCAGGGCGGCAAACGAGAACCCCACAAGGATAAATTGCACCGTGGCCGCCGGTTCAGCGACCGCCATCCAATTGCGCCAGCCTTTTGTTGCGCCGACCATGGGAACCACCATCTGAATGACAGCGACCGCAAAGGCCAGAATCAACGCGAAATGTCCAAGCTCTGTAATCATGCCCCGACCCTAAACCATGATCGCGGCAGGCAAAATCGAAATCGCTGAGCGCCAAATGAAATGCCGATCACAAATTCCGGAACTTATGCAACATTTCCACGCAGAACCTTAAAGCGTTAGTCCGCCGCGCAGCGCATAGGCGATCGCGGCCATCAGCAAGGTGCCGATAATCAGGCGCACGAGCCATTTCAACGTGTCCTCGATCGCCGTCAGGCGTTGTTCGACATTGGCGCGATGCACCGATTCAATTGCGGCCTGCATTTCCAGTTTCGCGATCCGTTTTTCCACTTCGCGCATCCAGTCATCCGTCATCGCGCGCCTGCCAATCTGCCAGCGCGGGGTTGGTATCAGTGCGGGCATCAACAGGATCGGTCGGCGCAAGCTGCGCCCCCGCTCCCAGCGCATCAAGCGCGCGAATGTTGCGTGTCACCTCGCTCGCCCGGGACACGGTTTCCGCGATAGAGCGTTGAAATTGCTGGCCCACGGCCTGATGGCGCGCGCCAAAGTAAAAACTGACGATTGCCCCCATCAGCCACCAAAGCGGTTCAGGCACCAGCGCAATCCCCTGCATCCGGCTGGCAAACCAGATCGGATTGACCATCGCCGTGACGAACAGCCCCAGCGTGCCAAAGGCCAGCAACGGGCGCGGCAGCCGGTTGAGCGCGTCAACCAGCCGATCAAAAATTCCGCGCCGCGGCGTGGCAAACTCCGCCGCAAACTGGCGCATCGCCTGCTGCTTCACATCAGCGCCGCGCTGTCCCGCAGCTTCGGCGTTTTCACGGAACACTTCTGCCGTTTCAACGATCACATTGCGCCCGTCCCCGAACACGGCGCTGAAAATCCGTTCGATCAGCCCCATGCGGCCACCCGTGCACGGTGTGCGGCATCCGTCAGTTGATAGCGCGGCGAAATGAATTCCTCGGCCCGGATGATCCAGCCGCCCTTGCCGCCATCGCGGCGGCGCGCATATTTGCGGCTTGCCGGGCGGGCATCGCCCAAGGCGTAGTAATAGTTGCGCCGCGCGATCCCGTAGGCATCGGCGAGATGATCAGGTGCGGCGGCTTCGGCCCGAAATGCGGCGGCAATCGTCTGCGGGCCGATCACGCCGTCCACATCGACTTCGATGCGCATGTCATTGAAAAGGCGCTGCAATATCTTGACCGCATTGGCGCCCGCGTTGACATACATGTCAAAGACAGATGCCTGCAGCACCTGCGGCAGTTCGCCGATGCGCGGGCGTTCAAAATAATGCTGCACGAAAATCCTTACCGCCTGATCCCGGGTCAGGGCCGCGACATCCGCCGCATCAACCCGTCCGTCGCCCGTCAGATCACGCCCAAGGCGCTGCATCGTGCCGATTGTCACGCCGAAATTGGTCGCGCCGCCCGGATCATCGGGATCATCCACATATCCGCCCTCGCGGGCGACGATCTGTTGCGCGATTTGGTATACGTCCTGCATGATTTGCCCCACGTTGATGCGGGGCAAAATCTGGCGTGCAAACGTTAATGCGGGGTCTAGCTACCGTCCGGTGTCTGGTAAACGCCCTGTTCCTGCAAGGCGTCGATGACTTCCTTTGGCATATAGGTTTCATCGTGTTTTGCAAGGATTTCAACGGCTTCAAAGGTGCCGTCAACATAGCGGCCCTGCCCGATCATGCCTTGGCCTTCCTCAAACAGGTCCGGCAGAATACCGGTAAAGGTCACCGGAACATCGGCCCCGCCATCGGTAACGACAAAGCGGACTTCGGTGCCGGTGCCGCGCACAACGCTGCCCTCGGCCACCAGCCCGCCCATGCGGAACAATTCGGTTTCGCCGGGGGGCGCGGCGATCACCTCGCTGGGCGAGCGGAAATAGTTGATCCCGTCCGACATCCCCCAGCCGATCAGGGCGGTCGCCCCCGCCAGCGCCACGAACGCCAGCACGATAACCTGTATCCGTCGCTGTTTCTTAAGCCCGCGCATTACGGGAACATCGGTGCCATCATCAGACCCGCCTCCTCTTTCAGACCAAGCATCAGGTTGGCGTTTTGCACGGCCTGCCCTGATGCACCTTTCATCAAATTATCCAGCACGGACATCACGATCACGCGGCCCGCCATGCGGTCCGCCACAACGCCGATCCGGCACCGGTTCGATCCGCGCACATGCTGCACCTGCGGCACCTCGCCCAAGGGCAGCACATCGACAAAGGCGGCATCTTCATGGGCCGCGACCAGCGTGGCATGCACCTGCGCCGCGTCGCCTGCCGCATAGATCGTCGCCTGCATCCCGCGCGTCATGGGCACCAGATGGGGCGTGAAGCTGACAATCACAGACTGGCCCGCCGCCAGCGACAACTCCTGATCCAGCTCGCCCATATGCCGGTGCGCGCCGACACCATATGCCTTGAAACCTTCGTTGACTTCGGCGAACAGGATCGCCTCGCTCGCGGCGCGCCCGGCGCCTGACACGCCCGATTTTGCGTCAACAACGATACCCTCGGGCGCAATCACACCGGCCCGCAACAGCGGGATCAGCGGCAACAGGGTCGTCGCCACATAGCAGCCCGTGTTGGCCGTGATGCGCGCTCGCGCAATTTCGTCGTGGTAAAATTCCGGCAGGCCAAAGGCCACATCGGGCTGCAATTCCATCGCCCCGTGATCCAGCCCATACCATTTCTTGTAGGCAGCCGCATCACGCAGCCGGAAATCCGCCGACAGATCCACCAGTTTCAAATGATCAGGCATCGATTTGGCAAAGGCATGGGTCAACCCATGTGGCAGGGCCGCAAAGGCCAGATCGATCCCGCTGAAATCGATCTCGTCCATGCGCTGCAGTACCGGCAGGTCCAGATGGCGCAGATGCGGAAATACATCGCCCATAGCCATGCCCGCCTTGCGATCCGCCGACAGGGCCACTATCGCCATGTCAGGATGGCCCGCGATGATGCGGACAAGCTCGGCCCCTGTGTAACCCGAGGCCCCGAGAATGGCGATCGTTTTGGTCATGACTGCTCCAGATTTAGGGGGTCTTTGACCCCGCTTCAACGCGCGGATTGCCTCAGGCTGCGGTAAAAGTGATTTCGCGGCGCAGGAACTGCGTGGCGCGGTCCGACACCTTGGCAGGTTTCCCGCTGGTCAGATAGGCGCTTTGTCCGCTCCCGATCATTTCGGGGCGACGGCCCAGATAATCAGCCAGGCTTTCGGCAACCAGTTCGGCCTGCGAAAACACCCGCACGTCCGGCCCCAGCGCCTGTTGGAATACATCCGCCATCAGCGGATAATGAGTGCAGCCCAACACAGCCGCATCGGGGCTGGGCATCTTGCGTTTCAGGGCATCCACATGGCTGCGCACCAGCGCTTCGGCCAAGATCAGATCACCGTCCTCGATCGCATCGACAACACCACCGCAGGCCTGCGCCTCGACATCGACACCGATCGCACGAAACGCCAATTCGCGCTGGAAGGCGCGCGACGATACCGTCGCGGGGGTCGCAAACAACGCCACATGTTTGATCGCCACCTCGCGCGGCGGGGAATTATCGCCCCACTGGCGTTCGGTCAACGCCTCGATCAGCGGCACGAACACACCCAGCACACGCTTGCCGGGGGGGACATGGCCCTCTTGCAGGCGGCGCAGGGCGGCGGCGCTTGCGGTGTTGCAGGCGAGGATCACCAGATCGCACCCGTTGTCCCACAGGTGTTCAACGGCAGCCTTGGTCAGGGCGAACACATCATCGGCATCGCGCACCCCGTAGGGCGCGTTGGCGTTGTCGCCGTAATACATGAACGGCACGTCCGGCAG
This portion of the Octadecabacter sp. SW4 genome encodes:
- a CDS encoding hemolysin XhlA family protein; the encoded protein is MTDDWMREVEKRIAKLEMQAAIESVHRANVEQRLTAIEDTLKWLVRLIIGTLLMAAIAYALRGGLTL
- a CDS encoding enoyl-CoA hydratase-related protein, whose translation is MDYQAITLVVRDDIATLTLNRPDVMNALNTQMRAEITHAVKDAAARARVLVMTGAGAAFCSGQDLGDGGNAANLDLERTLRDEYVPMLRAIMDCPIPTIAAVNGAAAGAGANLALAFDVVIASEDAVFIQAFARIGLIPDAGGTYFLPRQIGAAKAMGAALFADKISAKQACDWGMIFETAPAKDFNDHWQARAAHLAKGPTTTYGHIKHAIRGSFENTLEDQLALEARLQGACGKTRDFKEGVLAFLEKRPANYEGR
- a CDS encoding holin-associated N-acetylmuramidase, encoding MQDVYQIAQQIVAREGGYVDDPDDPGGATNFGVTIGTMQRLGRDLTGDGRVDAADVAALTRDQAVRIFVQHYFERPRIGELPQVLQASVFDMYVNAGANAVKILQRLFNDMRIEVDVDGVIGPQTIAAAFRAEAAAPDHLADAYGIARRNYYYALGDARPASRKYARRRDGGKGGWIIRAEEFISPRYQLTDAAHRARVAAWG
- a CDS encoding citrate synthase, which translates into the protein MADTAKTATLKIGDNSYELPVHSPSVGPDVVDIRKLYGQAGVFTYDPGFTSTAACDSTITFIDGDKGELLHRGYPIDQLAAKSHYLEVCYLLLYGELPSAPTLEKFEALITNHTMIHEQMHMFFRGFRRDAHPMATMVGVVGAMSAFYHDSTDINDEHQREVASIRLIAKMPTIAAMAYKYSIGQPFVYPRNDLDYASNFLHMCFSVPAEEYNVNPVLARAMDRIFTLHADHEQNASTSTVRLASSSGANPFACIAAGIACLWGPAHGGANQACLEMLKEIGTVDRIPEFIARAKDKNDSYRLMGFGHRVYKNFDPRATVLKQSADEVLDLLGVENNPILQVAKELERQALADPYFADKKLFPNVDFYSGIILEAMGFPTSMFTPIFAMSRTVGWVSQWKEQLADPQLKIGRPRQLYLGETMRDYVDIEDR
- a CDS encoding alternative oxidase, coding for MRQNHSFSTIEADFAASHHPPKDWRDRIALRVVKLMRIVPDMFFAKRYGHRAVVLETVAAVPGMVGGLLQHLKAIRHIRDDQGWIKELIDEADNERMHLMTFIHIAQPSRFERGLIMAVQLIFYNFYFFLYLFAPRIAHRLVGYLEEEAVTSYTSYLAEIDAGEIENVPAPQIAIDYWKLPKDARLRDVVLVIREDEALHRDTNHHFANEIAAHKAP
- a CDS encoding glutamate racemase encodes the protein MAVGIFDSGLGGLTVLDALQKRLPDVPFMYYGDNANAPYGVRDADDVFALTKAAVEHLWDNGCDLVILACNTASAAALRRLQEGHVPPGKRVLGVFVPLIEALTERQWGDNSPPREVAIKHVALFATPATVSSRAFQRELAFRAIGVDVEAQACGGVVDAIEDGDLILAEALVRSHVDALKRKMPSPDAAVLGCTHYPLMADVFQQALGPDVRVFSQAELVAESLADYLGRRPEMIGSGQSAYLTSGKPAKVSDRATQFLRREITFTAA
- a CDS encoding heme lyase CcmF/NrfE family subunit, encoding MITELGHFALILAFAVAVIQMVVPMVGATKGWRNWMAVAEPAATVQFILVGFSFAALTWAFVTSDFSLQLVFLNSHSDKPMLYKITGVWGNHEGSLLLWLLILTLFGACAAWFGGNLPERLRARVLSVQAAIGVAFFGFILLTSNPFLRLEVPPLNGQDLNPLLQDLGLAFHPPFLYLGYVGLSMSFSFAVAALIEGRVDAAWARWVRPWTLAAWLFLTVGIALGSWWAYYELGWGGFWFWDPVENASFMPWLIATALLHSAIVVEKREALKAWTILLAILAFGFSLLGTFIVRSGVLTSVHAFANDPERGIFILAILVVFVGGALSLFAARVQALESKGVFAAVSRESGIVLNNILLSVSAFVVFVGTLWPLVAELFFGRTLSVGPPFFDAAFSPFMVALAVVLPIGAMLAWKRGVISKAARPLWPALVLAIALAGLAFALQTGRSALGPIGTLLGVWVIAGSLIDLWTRTGRNGIAQRMGRLTRLPRADWGKALSHAGLGITIFATSALTAWQQEDIRVADIGDRFALGGYEIELRSVTEVQGPNFIATRAEMLAYRNGRLVADVFPEKRIYPVAGMPTTEAGIDNGFLRDLYLVIGDPQDGGGWAVRTYVKPFANWIWGGAIVMAIGGLISLSDRRMRVAAGAAKARMQGVPAE
- the ccmE gene encoding cytochrome c maturation protein CcmE codes for the protein MRGLKKQRRIQVIVLAFVALAGATALIGWGMSDGINYFRSPSEVIAAPPGETELFRMGGLVAEGSVVRGTGTEVRFVVTDGGADVPVTFTGILPDLFEEGQGMIGQGRYVDGTFEAVEILAKHDETYMPKEVIDALQEQGVYQTPDGS
- a CDS encoding holin family protein, yielding MGLIERIFSAVFGDGRNVIVETAEVFRENAEAAGQRGADVKQQAMRQFAAEFATPRRGIFDRLVDALNRLPRPLLAFGTLGLFVTAMVNPIWFASRMQGIALVPEPLWWLMGAIVSFYFGARHQAVGQQFQRSIAETVSRASEVTRNIRALDALGAGAQLAPTDPVDARTDTNPALADWQARDDG
- a CDS encoding cytochrome c-type biogenesis protein, whose product is MKRLVLIFLLLAAPLYAVQPDEILDDPVLEERARELSQGLRCPVCRNESIDESNSDVSRDLRILLRQRLVAGDSDAEAVQYIVDRYGEFVLLRPVYTGANRLLWAAGPVMFILALLIGYRVVRARANATPDKDLDSDEQKRLDEILRS
- the argC gene encoding N-acetyl-gamma-glutamyl-phosphate reductase — encoded protein: MTKTIAILGASGYTGAELVRIIAGHPDMAIVALSADRKAGMAMGDVFPHLRHLDLPVLQRMDEIDFSGIDLAFAALPHGLTHAFAKSMPDHLKLVDLSADFRLRDAAAYKKWYGLDHGAMELQPDVAFGLPEFYHDEIARARITANTGCYVATTLLPLIPLLRAGVIAPEGIVVDAKSGVSGAGRAASEAILFAEVNEGFKAYGVGAHRHMGELDQELSLAAGQSVIVSFTPHLVPMTRGMQATIYAAGDAAQVHATLVAAHEDAAFVDVLPLGEVPQVQHVRGSNRCRIGVVADRMAGRVIVMSVLDNLMKGASGQAVQNANLMLGLKEEAGLMMAPMFP